The Chroogloeocystis siderophila 5.2 s.c.1 genome contains the following window.
CTTCGATCAAGCTATTAAAGACTAATTTCTCACATTCCTGCGAACGTGGGGTTGATTTTTTTAACCAAGATCAGAGAAAATGAAAAAAATATGAAAGCGCTGCGACGTTTTGAATACCTGTGAAAATTGAATTACCCACCCAGTTACTTGAAGAATCTCAACTCGAACCTGAGCATATTGCAATCGCCGTTGAAAAGCCTAACGATCCGATAACGGAGACACAATCGCATTCAGCTTCTGCACAATCTTCATGGACAGTATTCGCAACAACCTTCGTCACGATATTTTTAGCCGAGTTTGGCGATAAAACACAACTATCCACGCTCTTGATGAGTGCTGAATCTCAATCTCCTTGGATTGTCTTTAGTGGTGCAGCGGTAGCAATGGTCATCACAAGTTTACTAGGTGTTCTCTTAGGGTGCTGGATTGCAACTCGCATTGCACCCCGAACTGTAGAAAAACTTGCAAGTGCTAGTTTACTCTTGATTTCCATGATGCTGCTTTGGGACGTCGTGCAGTAGTCTCGCTGTTTAGGGTTCAAAAAATGGATTGGAATTTACTTGGGCTAAGTTTTATCACGGTATTTTTATCCGAACTCGGCGACAAAAGCCAATTAGCGGCGATCGCCCTCAGCGGACGTTCTCGATTTTCCCGTGCAGTCTTTCTGGGGACAGTAGCCGCGCTATTATTAACTAGCTTACTCGGTGCTTTAGTCGGTGGATGGACTGCTGAACTATTACCTGTAAAAACAACAAAAATACTCGCGGCGGTAGGATTTACCTTTCTTGCAATTCGCTTGTGGCACAACTCTGAGTTATCTCACAACGAAGAAAACTAAAAGTCCCTTACTTAGTGTAGGAGACTTTTTTGCACGCATACTCATTTAATTCAACTTATCTGCGGATTCCCCGCCACAAAAGAGTACCACCAGCAATAAATTTTACAGCTTCTAATACCCAGTAGCCTGCGTGTAACAGGTTCATTGTCGTAGGAACCTCGGTTGCTGAGTCAAACAAATTCAACTGTAATCCTGTTGCAGACATTTGCGGAGTTAAAAAATAAGTAGCAAACAAAGGTACAGCTAGTAAAAGTAAGGCTAAAATCGTTGTACCGCGTTGCCAATTATCTTCGGTAAATTGTGTTTTATTTAACACTAAAACCCCAGTCACTACCAAAGCTGCTGCTAATAGTTCGATGCGATTATAATTCCAGAAAATCAAGTAGCCTGCTGTCGTAAAGCCAGTTTGAGTCATCATTCCAGAAATATATAAACTGGGCATAATTACCCAATCTAAAATGAGGCTAGTACTTAGCCAGAACCCCATAGTTAAGATGACAACGTTCTGCCAAACAGAACGTTTGAATTGAATACTAGAAATAGTCATATAATTGCCTTGATTTACTTTTATATTTTTAGCTTAACGAATTTGTTATGGCATAAATGTGAAATATCTTTTAAAACTTTGGAGATGCAGCGCAAAAGTACTTTTTATCTATTTACGAAAGTTTAAATAAGAATTATTAAAAATACTATTCAAGTCATAATTAATGAAAGAGCGCTCAGAACAACATTAAAGTAATGAATCTGCTAAATCCGAGTGTTTTACTTAGCACAACACTTATCTTAATGACAGGGATAAGTGGAATCACTCCACGAGTGGCGCAAGCAGTTCAGTTGAGAGACGGTACAGTTTACTTTGTACAGCCACCAGATTTAGTTGCTGCGACAACGACATTCAAGGGCGTTAGCGCTTGGGGTGCAACATACTACTTCACAGTTAATGTTCCAGCGAATGCTGGTGAACCGCTGCAAAGAGTCACAATTACGCAACGCGACGGAAGCGATAATATTCGCTTTAGACTTGATGATAGCCGTGCATTTGAAGGAACACGCGATCACCGAGGTACACAATTAACTTTAGGTGAAGTCACACGCGATCGCGAAACGAGAACTGTTAATGTCACATTTGACCCGCCAGTTGCGCCAGGAAGAACAATTACAATCGGCTTACGCCCTGTCCGCAATCCGCTATTCTCTGGCGTTTATCTCTTTGGTGTTACAGCGTTTCCCCCAGGCGAAAAAGCCCACGGTCAATTTCTCGGCTTTGGGCGGTTTCACTTCTACGGTAACAATCGACCATTTCTCTTATGGAGGTAATGACGATGATCAACAAGCCGATTCCATACTCGTACTATACGGTTCTCATGCCGTATTAGAACTTAGCAACAAAGACATCTGTACCACCTGCACTTGCATCTGCGAGTGTCCCAAACGTAGTACCAGTAATATAGACATTACCTAAGCTATCCAAAGCAATACCAGACGCTCTATCTGTAGAAGTTGTACCAAGCGTTGTTCCCTGTTGCATCACGCCATTACTGTTAAACTGCAAGAAATAAGCATCCCAAGTTCCGTAAGCAGTGCTACCAAATGAATTCTGACTCGCACCAGCTACATAGATGTTACCGCTGGCGTCAACTTTGACATCAGATGCACCAGTAGGCAAATTTCCCCCAAATTGAGTTGTCCATAGACGCGATCCATTGCTACCGAATTTGGTCAAGTAACTTTGACCGGTTCCTGTACCCCCTAGGTTGCCAAAAGAATTACCTGTAACATACACATTACCACTCGCGTCAACTGCAACTCCATTGCCCGAATCATTACTCTTAAGACCAAATTGGCGAATCCATTGCTGAGTACCCGTGCTGTTGTACTTAACTAAGAAAGCATCATCGCTTCCCGCATTTGTCGCACCTAGATTCCCCGCAGTTCGCCCGCTAATGTAGACTGCACCTGTGCGATCGACAGCAATTCCATATCCTTCATCCCAAGCATTAGAATTTGGAGTTCCTACACGCTTAAACCATTGCGTTGCACCATTGCTCGTGCGATATTTGCCAACAAAAGCATCAAAGTTGGTACTACCACTATTCGCGGTTCCTGTTACGTAGAGAATACCAGCAACATCTACAGTGAGATCGTTGACTTGCGCATGTCCACCCAACCCGATCGTTGCGCCAAGTCGTCGTAACCAGGTTTGATTACCATTGCCATCATACTTGGCAATAAAAGCATCTCCAGAGACATTAGCAGCGACAGCAGCACTTGATCCACTTCCCCCAATGTAGACGTTGCCAGATCCATCTACCGCAACCGCATTAACATCATCGTTAGTCCAAGTCTCAATCTCTCGAATCCACTGGAGCGTACCGCTGCTGTTATACTTTGCCAGAAAGCCATCCGTAAAACCTGCATTATTACCTAGTAACTGACCAGGAGTTTCGCCCACAACATAGACATTTCCTGAACCATCAACTGCTACATCTTTCGCGCTGTCAAAGTTAGAAGCTGTACCTAGTTGCTTAACCCACTCCAAGCTAGAACTTATCGGAGGCGTAGCAATTGTGAGTGTATAATTGGTGCTGTTTGTAACCGCCGGAGTCACGCGCAGAAAGTAAGTACCTGGATCAATGAATCGAGCGATCGTTTGTGCTGGCGTTACCCCATGAAACCCATTGAGCGCACTCTGAATGACATTACCGTTACTGTTTAGAAGTTGAACGTTCGCATTGGCTCCTGCATTGGTTAGAAACGCATTCAAATTGCTGCGAGTTGTCACATTGAAGCGATAAACATCTGCTGTGTCAGTAACTCCTGTTCCCGTATTTCCGACAAAATCTCTATAAGTATTGGTGAACTCTGTAGGAGGCGTACCAATGTTGCGCGCTGTTACTGTTGTTGCACCCGCAGCATCGGAAACTAATGTCAGGTTATAGTTTGTGTCACCACTAACTTGGTAAACTCGAACATAGTAGTCACCTGCTGCCAAATTTGAGAGATTGATCTGTTCGGATGCTGTACCAGTGCGTGTTGAGCTACCGATAACTTCGCCTGGATCAACAGTTCGATTAAAGTTAGCATCGCGTATGACTTGCAAATCGGCATTTGCGCTCAAGCCACTTAATAACACACTCAGACTACTACTAGATGCGCTAAAACTGAACCGAAAATAGTCATTGGGGTCAGCAGTGCCGACTGCATCACTCAACACAGCACTTCTACCACTTATTGTTGAAAGTCCATAAGCTGTACTCAGCGTACTACCTGGATCTGGCGTAAGAACCATGTTTAAGTTTATACCTTTATTTAAAGTTTTAAGTTTCTTATACAAACAAGCAATTGTAGATACACCAACTTGCAACGTTTGCACAAAAACTAACCTAATTGGCTGCTGACCGAAGAGGAGAGGAAAGGTGAAAGAATGAATTATGCCTCTGACCTCTGCGACAATCTCAAATTTCAACAATCTAATCAGATTTTTTCACTACTTAATTCTAAAATGCGTTTTAATTCACAATGATTTTGGGATTGCTACAGATAAGATTATTTGCTAGTTGGCAAATCGCTTACCTACAATGGCACGCGACGTTGCGCAGCTTGAGTGAGTAGCGATTCAGCAAACGCGATCGCATCATGTGCTGATTTACCACCCGCAAGCGTTGCGAGTTCTTCGCGGCGAGTCGTGAAGTTATCAAGTGCGGTGACTCGCACGATTGTACGCAAATCAGAAGTTGTAGAAGTTTCCTCCACAACTTTATCAACACGAAAGTGTCGATCTGCCATTGCTGCAACTAAAGGTTGGTGTGTGACACACAACACTTGATGATGTTGACTGAGTTGGTGTAATTTTTCAGCGATCGCCTGTGCAACTCTTCCGGAAACTCCAACATCAATTTCGTCAAATATTAATGTTCCTACAGCGTCGGCTTCAGAAAAACATGATTTCAATGCCAATAAAAAGCGGCTCATTTCGCCCCCCGATGCGATCGCCGTTAGCGGTTGTAATGGTTCGCCTGGGTTTGGACTAAACAAGAACGTTATTTTATTTGCGCCCATTGCTGTAGGAGATGTCGCCATCACTTCCACCTGAAACTGTACCTTTTCCATTGCCAAAGGTTTAAGTTCTGCAACCAATCGTGCTTCGAGTTGTGCTGCGGCAGTTTGACGTAGCTCTGTTAATTTGTGACAAGCTTGATTTAATTTCTTAAGATATTTTTGTTCTTGTTGTTCTAAAACTTCAACCGAGTATTCGCTGCTATTGAGTTCTGCTAATTCGGCAGCAATTTTCTGATAGTAGGCGATCGCATCGGGTAATGTCGGACCATACTTCCGGCAAATTTGCTTGAGTTCGCGAATGCGTTCTTCGACTTCAACAAGTCGCTGCGGATCAGCTTCTAAACTTTCACCATAAGCATTAATTTGTCGCCCAGCTTCGGTGACAGCGGCTAAAGCTTCACTTACCAAGTCTAAAATCGGCTGTAACTGCGCATCATACTGTACCATATCGGTTAACTTTGCTTCCGATTGCGCGAGTAAATCAGCACTAGCAGGCGCGTCATCGTCGTTTTGATACAACGCTTGGTAAACTTGGTAACTCAATTGCTGCAACTCGACAACGTGACTGAGACGCTGGCGTTCTTGTTCGAGTTGTTCAAATTCATCCGCTTCAGTGAGATTTGCGGTTTTGAGTTCTTGGACTTGATATGTAAGTAAATCGAGTTGTTGCAAGCGATCGCGTTCTGATTGTCGCCGTTTTTCGAGTACGGTTTTTGCTTGCTGATAATCCGCAAAAGCTGCGGTAACAATTTCGCGCTGTTGAAAATGCGCTTTACCACCATAAGCATCTAACCAATCGCGAACTTGTGCGGGTTGTCCAACTTGTACTGTTTGCCCTTGTGCGGTAATTTCGACGATGCGATCGCGCAATTCTGCCATTAATTGACGATTGACAAGAATACCATTCACCCGCGATCGACTGCGGAGGCTACCGCCGGTTGTCGTCATTTCGCGACTACAGACAATACAATCTTCATCGATTAGCTCAATTTCTTGCGCCGTCAACCAAGAAATCATCTTCGCGTCGAGTTTAAACGTTGCTTCTACCAACGCCCGACTTGTTCCAGTGCGAATCACGCGACTAGAAACTTTACCGCCCAACGCCGCATCGATCGCATCCAAAATAATTGATTTTCCTGCACCAGTTTCGCCCGTTAACACATTTAAACCAGCGCCAAAGTCTAGTTCTAACTGGTCAATCAACGCAAAGTTTTCGATCCGCAGGCAGATTAACATAATAAAGTTGAATTCACCGTGAGGGCAGATGCCGCAAGCTGACAATCTAGAGGAGACTATTTTTCATTATGAGGAACATGCGACAAGCTCGATCGATCTTTTTTTTGCGCCATCGCCGATTTTGTACCAAAATTTCATGAATGCCTTCTGGCGAATTGTTTAAATAGATTGGCGATTCATTCACAGCCCCAACTGCTGTATCTTTCGCAAAAAACTGAAACTGAAGCTTATTGCAAAAAAAATGTTACAATTATTAACATAGTTCCGCTACAGCGGTTAGAGATTCATGAACGGAAAATACTACTCTTCACAACTTAATGAGCCTGTAATTACCCTAGCTATGCAAGTAAATGACCTAACCGTCGTAGAGGAGCGACCATCACATCATACCGTTCTTCCCAGTGTTGTAGAACCAGAAATGCTGCGCTACGACCCTGATGAAATAGCCGAATATTTTCGTCACAGACCACTTGAAGTTCTAGGGCGAATCTTCAGAGTCATATTTCCTATTCTCAGCTTTGCGTTTGGTTTATGGTGGGATCGCCAACGCAACCGCGCAATTGAAAATCAACAGCGTCGGGCAATTCAGTTACGTGAATTGTTAACTCGATTGGGACCTGCGTATATCAAAATTGGTCAAGCGTTATCTACGCGACCTGATTTAGTTCCGCCATTATATTTAGAAGAGTTAACACAGCTACAAGACCAACTTCCGCCTTTCCCGAACGAAATTGCGTACCAATTCATCGAAGAAGAACTCGGCGATCGCCCCGAAAACATCTACGCCGAATTATCGCCACAACCACTTGCTGCTGCTTCTTTAGGACAAGTTTATAAAGGTAAGTTAAAAACAGGCGAGACAGTCGCGGTTAAAGTTCAACGTCCCGACTTACGCGAGTGCATCACCGTAGACCTGTATATATTGCGCCGCATCGCAGCGTGGGCAAACAAAAATATCAAGCGCGTGCGCAGCGATTTAGTCGCGATTTTGGACGAATTCGGCTATCGCATCTTTGAAGAGATGGATTACATCCACGAAGGAGAAAACGCCGAACGCTTTGCTCAGCTTTACGGTCACATCAAAGATATCTACGTTCCCAAGATTTATTGGCAGTATACGCAGCGTCGTGTCCTGACGATGGAGTGGATCGTCGGAACCAAGTTAACTCAAGCCGAAGCGATTCGCGTGCAGGGAATTGATGCGCGTTATCTCGTTGAAGTCGGCGTTCAGTGTTCGCTACGCCAATTACTTGAACATGGCTTTTTCCACGCCGATCCACATCCAGGTAACTTGTTAGCAACTCCTGATGGCAAATTAGCATATCTCGACTTTGGCATGATGAGCGAGATTGAACCGCATCAACGCTATGGTTTGATCGAAGCGATCGTCCACATGGTTAACCGTGACTTTGAGGGTTTAGCCCACGATTATGTCAAACTCGACTTTTTGACTCCAGATACCGATTTAACTCCGATTATTCCAGCGTTAGCGCGTGTCTTTAATAATGCTTTAGGCGCAAGTGTTGCCGAGCTAAATATTAAAAATATCACCGACGAGCTATCGGCATTGATGTATGAGTATCCCTTCCGCGTTCCAGCATACTACGCATTAATTATCAGGTCGTTGGTAACGTTAGAAGGAATTGCGATTAACATCGACCCTAACTTTAAAGTTCTCAGTGCGGCTTATCCATACGTTGCGAAGCGGTTACTCACCGATCCAGCACCCGAATTACGCGCCTCGTTACGCGATCTTCTGTTTAGAGATGGTCGTTTCCGTTGGAACCGGTTAGAAAACTTATTACGCAATGCGCGTAGTAGCCAAGAATACGATTTCAATCAAGTTTTAGAGCAAACAATCGAGTTTCTCTCGTCCGAACGCGGTGCTTTCATTCGCAACAACCTTGTCGATGAAATTGTCAAAGGAATTGATGCTTTAGGTCAAAATACTTTACACAACGTCACAAGTAACCTACGCGATCGCATTCTCAAAGCGCCTCTAGCCAACCGCCTCGCGTGGGCAATTGAAGAAGCACCCAACGCCCCCGTTGAGCAAGAACAAACGCTAGAACACATTAGACGCGTGTGGAATATCCTACAAGAAACACAAGGCTTTGACACCGCCAAAATCGCGCCCCAGATTCCACAACTTTTGTTGAAACCTGAATTACAACGCATGGGTCAACAAGTTGCTAGCCGCTTAGCCCAACGCGCGATCGCTCGTTTGATTCGAGAAGTATTAGTTTCGCCCGAACCAGCCTACACTAACGGTCAAGTTAAAAGACCTGCCCTCGCGCCTGTTCCAGCTAAAAAAATAAGATAGCCTAGCGAATAAATTCGCGGCTAGTAAACAAAGTCCGCCTGCGCGGACTACGCCACGTTTTATCCTCTCAAAACACCGTTTCAGTGTGGCTTATCACACTTAGTTCAAATAGCCCCCGACTTCAGTCGGCGGGCGTCTGCGATTTATGGAAAAGATTTTGTAGCTACTCAATTTTCCCCTTCGCGTTCGCGCTTTAAACTTTCTTCCAACGCTTGAATTTGTTCGCGACGTGCTTCAACCTCAAGCGATCGCCGTGCTAATTCTTGAGTTTGTAAAGTTAAAGTTTGTCGCCACTGTTCTGCTCTTTCGGTTTCCTGCTGCAAAAACGCTGGAGTAATGCCACTCGTTAAATAAGTTTTGATCAAATCCAGCACCCAATTTGTCGCATTTTCGATATGTTTAATTTCCCCTGTAGGAGATAACTCCAATAAAATAAGTAAGCCTTCGTGCAGTTGTTCAGCATCAGAGCTTTTCAACACCTCAGCCAGAGGAATGACTTTTTCCTCAGTAAGAATTGCCCAGGTGTACTCGGCTTCTTGAACTGCCAGTAACCGAAGATTCAACTTACCAGATAATTGGTGTTTTTGCACCTGAGCCAAATGTCGCATTGCCCATAGTAGATTTCAGAGGTTTAGAGTTCAGAGGTCGGAAATAAAAGCTAGTTGAGGCAACGCTTCTAAGCTTCCAGAATTTCCTACCTTGTTGACCATTGCTATAGTATATGAGTTACAAACGAAGGTGAGTAAAATTGTATCTAGAAAGTACCCCAATCATTTCTAAAAACCTCTCCTTATTCTTCCCTCAGTGTGCTCTGTGCCTCTGTGGTTCGTTAAAAAAGAGAATCTAAGCCAAACGCCGCAACCGTTCTTGAAGAATCTGCAACTGTGTTTGGGCTTCTGCAAACGCATCTCTTGCACCTTGAACAACTTCAGCCGGAGCCTTATTCACAAAATTAGGATTATTTAGCCGTGTAGCGAGTGCTGTGACTTCAGCTTCAAGCTTCGCAATATCTTTCTTAAGCTTAGCCCGCAACGCTTCCACATCAACGACACCTGTAAGCGGAATGAGTACTTGGATCGTACCAATAACCCCAGCAATTACCGATTCAACTTGTTCGACAGTAGCCGTAATCTTTAATGTTTCGACTTTCGCCAATTCCTGAATGTAAAATTGTCCTTGTGTCAAAATTTCGCGCTCATGAGCGCTTTCACTTTGTAAAAAAGCGGTGACTTTAACTCCAGGCTTAATATCCGCTTCAGCACGTAGATTCCGAAGTGTGCGGATAGTACCAATGAGTAAATCAAACCGTTGTTCCAACTCTGGATCGATGAGGTTTTGATCGACCTCTGGATACGATCGCAATGCTAAAAATTGATTTGTATCTGCTTGCGTCAGCGTGTGCCAAATTTCCTCAGTAATATGCGGCATAAATGGATGCAGCAGTTGTAGAATTCCTTCTAAAACATAACCTAGAGTTTGTTGCGCAACTTGTCGCGAAGCGGTTGTCGATTTGTTTTGCAGACGTGATTTCACAAGTTCAATGTACCAATCGCAGAAATCACCCCAAATGAAATCGTAAAGTCCCTTCGCAGCTTCTCCTAATCCATATTTATCGATATAATCACTCGTTTGTTGCACAACTTGATAGAACCGTGACAGAATCCAGCGATCGCTTAATTCTAATTCGCAGTTAGGTGCACCTAACTGCTGCGGTGTTTTTCCATCCAAATTCATCATCACAAACCGCGCCGCGTTCCACAGTTTATTCGCAAAGTTACGCGATGCTTCGACTGAAACTGATTCATTCGTTTTGCGGTTGTATTCGAGTCGAATATCTTGTCCCGCGCCTGCGACTTCTTTAATTAAGGTGTAGCGAAGTGCATCTGTACCATATTTATCAATTAAAATCAAGGGGTCAATGCCATTATTTGCCGACTTCGACATTTTCTTATTATTTTCATCGCGCACCAAGCCGTGGATATACACATCCTTGAATGGCATTTGTCCGGTAAAATGTCCTGCTAGCATTGTCATGCGCGCCACCCAGAAGAAAATGATGTCAAAGCCTGTAACCAACGTAGACGTCGGGTAATAAAACTCCAAATCGCGAGTTTGCTCAGGCCAGCCCAAAGTCGAAAATGGCCATAATCCTGAAGAAAACCACGTATCTAAAACGTCAGGGTCTTGCTCTAGTTTGACATCTTCTCCAAACTGGGTAGTAGCTTTTTCTTGTGCCTCCGCTGCACTGCGCGCCACGACAAACGGCGTTGCATCCGTAATTTCTCCATTCGTTTCACTAACAGCGTACCAAGCAGGAATTTGATGTCCCCACCACAACTGACGCGAGATACACCAATCTTTGAGATTAACCAGCCAGTCGCGATAAACTTTCGTCCAGCGCTGTGGAATAAACTCTGGCGAATTGCGTTCATCAAGAAATTCCAGTGTGCGATCTGCCAGTGGGCGAATTTTGACAAACCACTGCGTTGAAAGTAAGGGTTCTACAGGAACCTTACCGCGATCGCTATACGGCACGGTATGTTTATACTCTTCTACCTTGACTAAAACTCCGTCAGTTTCTAATCGCTGCACGACATTCTTCCGCGCCACAAACCGATCTTGCCCTTGAAACGGTCCCGCATTTTCATTGAGCGTACCGTCCTTGTTCATGATGTTGATAAACGGCAAATCGTGGCGCTTACCCATCTCAAAATCATTCGGATCGTGCGCTGGAGTCACCTTAACGCACCCTGTACCAAACTCCATCTCAACTAACTCATCCGCAATTATGCGAATTTCACGATTGAGAATAGGGAGAGTCAGCGTTTTACCAATCAAATGCTTGTAGCGATCATCATTCGGATTCACCGCCACCGCTGTATCACCCAACATCGTTTCAGGGCGCGTCGTCGCGACTTCTACATAACCGGATCCATCGCTCAACGGATAGCGAAAATGCCACAAATGCCCGTTAACTTCCTGGCTTTCCACCTCCAAATCTGACACCGCCGACTGCGTAGCCGGACACCAATTCACCAGATAGTTTCCGCGATAAATCAACCCTTCTTCATACAGCCGAACAAAAGCTTCTAAAACTGCCTTCGATAAACCTTCATCCATCGTAAAGCGTTCCCGCGACCAATCTGCCGACACACCCAAGCGTCGCAGTTGGTTGACGATTGTCCCGCCCGATTCTGCCTTCCATTGCCAAGCGCGTTCGAGAAACTTCTCGCGTCCCAAGTCGTAGCGCGTTTTACCCTCCGCCTTGAGTTGTTTTTCCAAAATTGCCTGCACTGCAATACTCGCGTGATCCGTCCCAGGAAGCCACAGTGTATTGCGTCCTTTCATGCGGTGGTAGCGCACCAGCGTATCAATCAAGGCACTTTCAAAGGCGTGTCCCATATGCAAACTACCCGTGACATTTGGCGGGGGAATGACGATGCAATAGGGTTCGCCGCCGTTTTCCGGGTTGGCTTGGAACGCTTGGTTTTCTTCCCACGCTTTTTGCCACTTGGCTTCGGTGGAGAAGGGTTCGTAGAGGCTGGGCAGATTGGTCACAGTTGCGGTCATGGAGGGAAGACTATATGAGAACAGCTTATATAAGATTTTGCCACAGGGTGATGGAAGGAACGAACTACAAAGGCGCAGAGAACGCAGAGGAAAAGATGTTAGGAGAGAATGTGAATCAGTTGACCGAGGCTTTGATTGGAGCGGCAATTGAGGTTCATCGGTTGTTGGGACCAGGTTTTTTAGAGACTGTTTACGAGGAGGCTTTGTGTGTTGAACTTCGGCTACGTAAAATACCGTTTACGCGCCAGCCAGTGGTTGCAGTGCGTTATAAGGGAGAGCAAGTTGGTGAAGGTAGATTAGATTTACTCATTAGCAACACTTTAATCGTTGAATTAAAAGCTGTGGAAAAACTCGCCCCAATTCACGAAGCGCAAGTCCTCTCCTACCTAAACAGGTTATCCACTCGCCTTACTTATCAACTTCAACGTTCCTCTCCTCAAAAATGGCATCAAACGCCTAATTCTCTCTTAATCTTTTCTCTGTGTCCTCTGTGTCTGGAGTGGTTCGTTAAAAAAAAGGACGCATTCTGCTGCGCCCCAAAAACTTACAAGCCGCTTACTTCTAAACTTGAACCGCAACTTTTTCTTTATTCTTCGCTGCCATCAAACGCTCAT
Protein-coding sequences here:
- a CDS encoding TMEM165/GDT1 family protein, with the protein product MTETQSHSASAQSSWTVFATTFVTIFLAEFGDKTQLSTLLMSAESQSPWIVFSGAAVAMVITSLLGVLLGCWIATRIAPRTVEKLASASLLLISMMLLWDVVQ
- the recN gene encoding DNA repair protein RecN yields the protein MLICLRIENFALIDQLELDFGAGLNVLTGETGAGKSIILDAIDAALGGKVSSRVIRTGTSRALVEATFKLDAKMISWLTAQEIELIDEDCIVCSREMTTTGGSLRSRSRVNGILVNRQLMAELRDRIVEITAQGQTVQVGQPAQVRDWLDAYGGKAHFQQREIVTAAFADYQQAKTVLEKRRQSERDRLQQLDLLTYQVQELKTANLTEADEFEQLEQERQRLSHVVELQQLSYQVYQALYQNDDDAPASADLLAQSEAKLTDMVQYDAQLQPILDLVSEALAAVTEAGRQINAYGESLEADPQRLVEVEERIRELKQICRKYGPTLPDAIAYYQKIAAELAELNSSEYSVEVLEQQEQKYLKKLNQACHKLTELRQTAAAQLEARLVAELKPLAMEKVQFQVEVMATSPTAMGANKITFLFSPNPGEPLQPLTAIASGGEMSRFLLALKSCFSEADAVGTLIFDEIDVGVSGRVAQAIAEKLHQLSQHHQVLCVTHQPLVAAMADRHFRVDKVVEETSTTSDLRTIVRVTALDNFTTRREELATLAGGKSAHDAIAFAESLLTQAAQRRVPL
- a CDS encoding ABC1 kinase family protein, with the translated sequence MNGKYYSSQLNEPVITLAMQVNDLTVVEERPSHHTVLPSVVEPEMLRYDPDEIAEYFRHRPLEVLGRIFRVIFPILSFAFGLWWDRQRNRAIENQQRRAIQLRELLTRLGPAYIKIGQALSTRPDLVPPLYLEELTQLQDQLPPFPNEIAYQFIEEELGDRPENIYAELSPQPLAAASLGQVYKGKLKTGETVAVKVQRPDLRECITVDLYILRRIAAWANKNIKRVRSDLVAILDEFGYRIFEEMDYIHEGENAERFAQLYGHIKDIYVPKIYWQYTQRRVLTMEWIVGTKLTQAEAIRVQGIDARYLVEVGVQCSLRQLLEHGFFHADPHPGNLLATPDGKLAYLDFGMMSEIEPHQRYGLIEAIVHMVNRDFEGLAHDYVKLDFLTPDTDLTPIIPALARVFNNALGASVAELNIKNITDELSALMYEYPFRVPAYYALIIRSLVTLEGIAINIDPNFKVLSAAYPYVAKRLLTDPAPELRASLRDLLFRDGRFRWNRLENLLRNARSSQEYDFNQVLEQTIEFLSSERGAFIRNNLVDEIVKGIDALGQNTLHNVTSNLRDRILKAPLANRLAWAIEEAPNAPVEQEQTLEHIRRVWNILQETQGFDTAKIAPQIPQLLLKPELQRMGQQVASRLAQRAIARLIREVLVSPEPAYTNGQVKRPALAPVPAKKIR
- a CDS encoding TMEM165/GDT1 family protein, with product MDWNLLGLSFITVFLSELGDKSQLAAIALSGRSRFSRAVFLGTVAALLLTSLLGALVGGWTAELLPVKTTKILAAVGFTFLAIRLWHNSELSHNEEN
- a CDS encoding SBBP repeat-containing protein; translation: MVLTPDPGSTLSTAYGLSTISGRSAVLSDAVGTADPNDYFRFSFSASSSSLSVLLSGLSANADLQVIRDANFNRTVDPGEVIGSSTRTGTASEQINLSNLAAGDYYVRVYQVSGDTNYNLTLVSDAAGATTVTARNIGTPPTEFTNTYRDFVGNTGTGVTDTADVYRFNVTTRSNLNAFLTNAGANANVQLLNSNGNVIQSALNGFHGVTPAQTIARFIDPGTYFLRVTPAVTNSTNYTLTIATPPISSSLEWVKQLGTASNFDSAKDVAVDGSGNVYVVGETPGQLLGNNAGFTDGFLAKYNSSGTLQWIREIETWTNDDVNAVAVDGSGNVYIGGSGSSAAVAANVSGDAFIAKYDGNGNQTWLRRLGATIGLGGHAQVNDLTVDVAGILYVTGTANSGSTNFDAFVGKYRTSNGATQWFKRVGTPNSNAWDEGYGIAVDRTGAVYISGRTAGNLGATNAGSDDAFLVKYNSTGTQQWIRQFGLKSNDSGNGVAVDASGNVYVTGNSFGNLGGTGTGQSYLTKFGSNGSRLWTTQFGGNLPTGASDVKVDASGNIYVAGASQNSFGSTAYGTWDAYFLQFNSNGVMQQGTTLGTTSTDRASGIALDSLGNVYITGTTFGTLADASAGGTDVFVAKF
- a CDS encoding DUF2808 domain-containing protein gives rise to the protein MNLLNPSVLLSTTLILMTGISGITPRVAQAVQLRDGTVYFVQPPDLVAATTTFKGVSAWGATYYFTVNVPANAGEPLQRVTITQRDGSDNIRFRLDDSRAFEGTRDHRGTQLTLGEVTRDRETRTVNVTFDPPVAPGRTITIGLRPVRNPLFSGVYLFGVTAFPPGEKAHGQFLGFGRFHFYGNNRPFLLWR